One genomic window of bacterium includes the following:
- a CDS encoding Zn-ribbon domain-containing OB-fold protein → MPLDPTLHADDLRTWHGSMPVASRYTLGPAGERFFRAMKDEARILGTRCGRCNLTYVPGKLFCERCFDELTDWIEVGPSGTVEAVTVVHLDLDGTLLDPPLLMALVRLDGADTVLYHRLSGVDAADANIGLRVEAAFRPAEDRTGSILDIAHFRPLG, encoded by the coding sequence ATGCCGCTTGATCCCACGCTGCACGCGGACGATCTCCGGACCTGGCATGGGAGCATGCCCGTAGCCAGCCGCTACACCCTCGGCCCGGCAGGCGAGCGGTTCTTCCGCGCAATGAAGGACGAAGCCCGCATCCTGGGAACCCGCTGCGGACGGTGCAACCTGACCTATGTGCCGGGAAAGCTGTTCTGTGAGCGGTGCTTCGACGAGCTGACGGATTGGATAGAGGTGGGGCCATCGGGCACCGTAGAGGCGGTAACGGTGGTGCACCTGGACCTGGATGGAACCCTCCTCGACCCTCCCTTGTTGATGGCGCTGGTACGACTGGACGGCGCCGATACCGTACTCTACCACCGACTTAGCGGCGTGGATGCGGCCGATGCGAATATCGGCCTGCGCGTGGAGGCCGCCTTCAGGCCCGCGGAGGACCGGACGGGCTCGATCCTGGACATCGCGCACTTCCGACCGCTGGGCTAA
- a CDS encoding Zn-ribbon domain-containing OB-fold protein, with the protein MTQRIASYPGTALSEEDIEQGRVLSVHDRLRADYAWDAGLAVGLYLDGLKAGVILGVRCTRCERTVVPPRAFCEQCFAPMDAFVPLSDVGTVNTFSLCYVTWDVKRIAEPLIPAVIDLDGTSPPAGIMHLMGGVAPDRVHIGMRVRAVWKPERARQGAITDIRYFKPLRRG; encoded by the coding sequence ATGACCCAGCGGATTGCGTCCTACCCGGGCACCGCCCTCAGCGAAGAGGATATCGAGCAGGGACGCGTGCTCTCCGTCCACGACCGGCTCCGGGCCGACTATGCCTGGGATGCGGGCTTGGCCGTCGGCCTGTACCTCGATGGCCTGAAGGCAGGCGTGATCCTAGGGGTCCGATGCACCCGGTGCGAGCGCACGGTCGTGCCGCCGCGCGCGTTCTGCGAGCAGTGCTTCGCCCCGATGGACGCCTTCGTGCCCCTCTCAGACGTCGGAACCGTGAACACCTTCTCGCTGTGCTATGTCACCTGGGACGTGAAGCGGATCGCCGAACCACTGATCCCCGCGGTGATTGACCTGGACGGCACGTCGCCGCCCGCGGGCATCATGCACCTGATGGGCGGGGTCGCCCCGGACCGGGTGCACATCGGTATGCGGGTCCGTGCGGTGTGGAAGCCCGAGCGGGCGCGCCAGGGCGCCATCACCGACATTCGGTACTTCAAGCCGCTGAGGAGAGGATAA
- a CDS encoding thiolase domain-containing protein: MSMRRVAVVGAGMTRFVRRAMETPKELAWHAARMALDSCGLTLNDVGGVCIGSAPDAFDGVHMKGEYLSDGSGAWGKPVMRSYVGGGTGVFLGPHGWYHVASGLFDVVLVVAEEKMSSFYPHAQAAFLTIFDHTTERPLEPNLLWIFALEMNRYMQAYGISKRDIAQVAVKNKRNAADHPCAMLGEANITVEDVLNSEVLAWPVQRLDVSPVSDGAVAIVMAAEGVAERITDRPVWVQGVGWNLDTAYWTNRDLAYPEYVERAARMAYDMAGVREPRKEIHIVEPYDPFDYKELHHLEGLLLADRGKAPELTAQGVTARNGAMPVCPSGGLLGVGNPITAAGLMKVAELFWQLRGEAGARQVPGTPERGLAQAWGDLMQVGTVTILGTQRPA; the protein is encoded by the coding sequence ATGAGCATGCGACGCGTCGCCGTGGTAGGCGCCGGAATGACCCGGTTCGTGCGGCGGGCCATGGAAACGCCGAAAGAACTGGCCTGGCACGCCGCCCGGATGGCCCTGGACTCCTGCGGGCTCACGCTGAACGACGTCGGCGGCGTCTGCATCGGCAGCGCGCCCGACGCCTTCGACGGCGTGCACATGAAGGGCGAGTACCTCTCTGACGGGAGCGGGGCCTGGGGCAAGCCGGTGATGCGGTCGTACGTTGGAGGCGGAACCGGTGTGTTCCTTGGCCCGCACGGCTGGTACCACGTCGCCAGCGGCCTGTTCGACGTGGTGCTGGTGGTCGCCGAGGAGAAGATGTCGAGCTTCTACCCGCACGCCCAGGCGGCGTTCCTGACCATCTTCGACCACACCACCGAGCGCCCGCTGGAACCCAACCTGCTGTGGATCTTCGCCCTGGAGATGAACCGCTACATGCAGGCCTACGGCATCTCCAAGCGCGACATCGCGCAGGTCGCCGTGAAGAACAAGCGCAACGCCGCCGACCACCCGTGCGCGATGCTCGGTGAAGCCAACATAACGGTTGAAGACGTCTTGAATTCCGAGGTGTTGGCCTGGCCGGTGCAGCGCCTCGACGTCAGCCCGGTCAGCGATGGAGCGGTCGCCATCGTCATGGCCGCCGAAGGCGTGGCGGAGCGGATCACCGACCGGCCAGTGTGGGTGCAGGGAGTGGGCTGGAACCTCGACACCGCCTACTGGACCAACCGCGACCTGGCCTACCCGGAGTACGTGGAGCGGGCCGCGCGCATGGCGTACGATATGGCCGGAGTGCGTGAACCCCGGAAGGAGATCCACATCGTCGAGCCCTACGACCCGTTCGACTACAAAGAGCTACACCACCTGGAAGGACTGCTCCTCGCCGACCGCGGCAAGGCGCCGGAGCTGACCGCTCAGGGCGTGACCGCGCGCAACGGGGCCATGCCGGTCTGCCCGTCCGGCGGCCTGCTCGGAGTAGGCAATCCGATCACCGCGGCCGGCCTGATGAAGGTCGCGGAGCTCTTCTGGCAGTTGCGCGGCGAAGCAGGAGCACGCCAGGTACCGGGGACGCCTGAGCGCGGCCTGGCCCAGGCCTGGGGCGACCTGATGCAGGTGGGAACAGTAACGATCCTGGGCACGCAGCGGCCCGCGTGA
- a CDS encoding acetyl-CoA acetyltransferase — translation MTHPVAIIGVGWAGFRPVTPEASYKELIYEAAVRAYADAGVNPRRDVDSFVTVSEDFHEGTSIFDEYVPDQIGGAQRPVHTITGDGLHGLAAAVMQILTGRFRVVVVEGHSKASNILTLPHITAYALDPILNRPLAANPLAVAGLEACRYTHESGATREQCAAVVTKNRRNALRNPAAAYGADLRTEDVLASEAVASPLARLEISDHADGAIVIVLADAETAGRLSPHPAWIRGIGWANDSPSLESRCWARAVYAERAAAMAYKMAGIGNPAEEIQFAEVDDTYAYKELQHLEALGLCAQGRAGPLTVEGATAPDGCLPVNVSGGSLGVGHLLEASGLARVLEVVLQLRGQAGSRQLGDVHTGLAQSWRGVPTTGGAVAVLSNQLGGRES, via the coding sequence ATGACGCACCCCGTTGCAATCATCGGCGTAGGCTGGGCCGGCTTCCGGCCTGTCACACCCGAGGCCTCCTACAAGGAGTTGATCTACGAAGCCGCGGTCCGTGCCTACGCCGATGCCGGCGTGAACCCACGGCGCGACGTGGACAGCTTCGTGACCGTGTCCGAGGACTTCCACGAGGGCACGAGCATCTTCGATGAGTACGTGCCCGACCAGATCGGCGGGGCGCAGCGACCCGTACACACAATCACCGGCGACGGCCTGCACGGGCTGGCTGCCGCGGTGATGCAGATCCTGACCGGCCGGTTCCGGGTCGTAGTTGTGGAAGGACACAGCAAGGCCAGCAACATCCTCACCCTTCCGCACATCACGGCCTACGCGCTGGACCCGATCCTCAACAGGCCGCTGGCGGCCAACCCGCTCGCCGTGGCCGGGCTGGAGGCCTGCCGCTACACGCACGAGTCCGGGGCGACGCGCGAGCAATGCGCGGCGGTGGTCACAAAGAACCGGCGCAACGCGCTGCGCAACCCTGCCGCCGCGTACGGGGCCGACCTCCGAACCGAGGACGTGCTGGCGTCCGAAGCAGTGGCCTCACCGCTGGCCCGTCTGGAGATCAGCGACCACGCCGACGGCGCGATCGTCATCGTCCTGGCAGACGCCGAGACCGCCGGGCGCCTCTCGCCCCATCCTGCTTGGATACGCGGAATCGGCTGGGCCAACGACAGCCCCTCGCTGGAGAGCCGGTGCTGGGCCAGGGCAGTGTACGCGGAGCGGGCGGCGGCGATGGCGTACAAGATGGCCGGTATCGGTAACCCGGCGGAAGAGATCCAGTTCGCCGAGGTGGACGACACCTACGCTTACAAGGAACTCCAGCACCTGGAGGCACTGGGGCTCTGCGCCCAAGGGAGGGCCGGACCGCTTACCGTGGAAGGCGCGACTGCCCCGGACGGATGCCTGCCGGTCAACGTATCCGGCGGGAGCCTGGGAGTCGGCCACCTGCTGGAGGCCTCCGGGCTGGCACGCGTCCTGGAAGTGGTGCTGCAGCTGCGGGGGCAGGCGGGCTCCCGACAGCTCGGCGATGTCCACACCGGGCTCGCTCAGTCCTGGCGCGGGGTGCCCACTACCGGCGGCGCCGTGGCTGTGCTGAGCAACCAGTTGGGCGGGAGGGAATCATGA
- the fabF gene encoding beta-ketoacyl-ACP synthase II, whose translation MSSPRDDVVVTGLGAVTPVGLSASATWQALCAGRSGVGRLTQFDASGLPVQIAAEVKEFDPSRYVDGKMAGRLERFAQFALAAATEALADAGLNVGEAEADRIGVVMNTGGGGLGLMEREKAVLDSRGPRRVSPLFVPMMMSNIASCQISISLGLRGPVLTSTAACAAGVLAVVDAARLIRDGEADVIIAGGCESALTPLSFAAMSNMRALSRRNDEPERASRPFDLNRDGFVFGEGSVALVLERRDHAEARGARIYAAAMGGAVTADAYHVAAPDPEGRGAARAMTRALQYAGLSPDDVDYICAHATATEVGDVAEARAIRQALGHRADRVAVSAPKSMVGHLMGAAGALGALVAVKAIHEGVVPPTINLERQDPECDLDCVPNVARRMEVGVAMVNGFGFGGQNIVAVFARA comes from the coding sequence GTGAGTTCCCCCCGCGACGATGTGGTTGTAACCGGCCTGGGGGCCGTCACCCCCGTAGGTTTGAGCGCGTCCGCCACATGGCAGGCCCTGTGTGCCGGCCGGTCCGGCGTCGGACGCCTTACGCAGTTCGACGCCTCGGGGCTCCCGGTGCAGATCGCCGCCGAGGTGAAGGAGTTCGATCCGTCACGGTACGTGGACGGCAAGATGGCCGGCCGCCTGGAACGGTTTGCGCAGTTCGCGCTGGCGGCCGCTACCGAGGCGCTCGCGGACGCGGGTCTGAACGTGGGGGAGGCCGAGGCGGACCGGATCGGCGTGGTGATGAACACCGGCGGCGGCGGGCTCGGACTGATGGAGCGGGAGAAGGCCGTGCTGGACTCACGCGGCCCACGCCGCGTGAGTCCGCTGTTCGTCCCGATGATGATGTCCAACATCGCCTCCTGCCAGATCTCGATCTCGCTGGGGCTTCGCGGTCCGGTCCTCACCTCGACCGCAGCGTGCGCGGCGGGTGTGCTCGCGGTGGTGGACGCGGCCCGGCTGATCCGGGACGGTGAGGCGGACGTTATCATCGCCGGCGGGTGCGAGTCGGCGCTGACTCCCCTCTCGTTTGCCGCGATGTCGAACATGCGGGCCCTGTCCAGGCGCAACGACGAGCCCGAACGGGCCAGTCGGCCCTTCGATCTGAACCGGGACGGGTTCGTCTTCGGGGAGGGATCGGTCGCGCTGGTGCTGGAGCGCCGGGACCATGCAGAGGCCCGAGGGGCGCGGATCTATGCCGCGGCCATGGGGGGCGCCGTTACCGCCGATGCGTACCACGTCGCCGCGCCCGATCCCGAGGGCCGCGGGGCGGCACGGGCGATGACTCGCGCGCTGCAGTACGCTGGGCTCTCCCCGGATGACGTGGACTACATCTGCGCTCACGCCACGGCCACCGAGGTTGGCGACGTGGCCGAGGCCCGCGCGATCCGGCAGGCTCTGGGGCACCGCGCGGACCGCGTCGCGGTCAGCGCTCCGAAGTCCATGGTAGGGCACCTTATGGGCGCAGCCGGCGCTTTAGGCGCGCTTGTTGCGGTCAAAGCAATCCACGAAGGCGTTGTCCCTCCCACCATCAACCTCGAACGGCAGGATCCGGAGTGCGATCTGGACTGCGTGCCGAACGTGGCCCGGCGCATGGAGGTCGGTGTCGCCATGGTCAACGGTTTCGGCTTCGGCGGTCAGAACATCGTCGCCGTATTCGCGCGCGCGTGA
- a CDS encoding cation-translocating P-type ATPase, which translates to MNKQVELPVAGMDCADCAARIERALRRVAGVESAYVSLGSGRATVVFDPSRASEAHLAQAVEALGYRVPGSRASLQAHQGAAPRLFGIVSGLFVVAVACAVLIGLAAERLGLIEAASRLIPAPVALAAVLIGGLPIFRKVFLAVRARSVTPHALMTLGIAGALIIGEYGAAAVIVFFMRFADFLDAYTAGRARQAIQELVALQPLEARVMRDGGEVEVPASEVKVGETVLVKPGERIPVDGTILSGRASINQAPITGEAMPVERAEGQAVLAATISLDGALRIRAEHVGADSTFGRIVRLVEEAEARKSGAQRLADRVTAYYIPVVSGVAAAAWLIGGSASAGVAVLVVSCSCGIALATPVAVVAAVGSAARRGILVKGGTALEALARAEILLLDKTGTLTVGRPQMTGVYPEGGRTAAEVLAVAAVAERYSEHPAAAAVMAAVSSTINTPPRGEAAFLPAGGTEDAARIEVAPGRGVIVHEHGRQVVVGSRRLFAERDLSLPERLTDEAAALEAAGQTVLFVAEDGCTAGLIAIADAPRPEVPEALRALRAMGLERIIMLTGDNARAARAIADALGVECRAEMLPEDKIAVVQAFQAEGRVVAMIGDGINDAPALAQADVGIAMGTTGTAAALEAADVAIMRDDWRLVPEAVRISREAFGVIRQNLYGTVAYNLTGITLAAVGLLPPVLAAAAQVIPDFLILLNSGRLLRSGGRR; encoded by the coding sequence GTGAACAAGCAGGTTGAACTCCCGGTCGCCGGCATGGACTGCGCCGACTGCGCGGCCCGGATCGAACGCGCGCTGCGCCGGGTCGCAGGGGTCGAAAGCGCGTACGTCTCGTTAGGGTCCGGCCGCGCCACGGTCGTGTTCGATCCATCGCGGGCATCGGAGGCGCATCTGGCGCAGGCCGTAGAGGCGCTGGGCTATCGTGTGCCGGGTTCACGTGCCTCCCTCCAGGCCCATCAAGGAGCAGCGCCCCGGCTCTTTGGGATCGTCTCAGGGCTTTTCGTGGTGGCGGTCGCCTGCGCCGTCCTGATCGGACTGGCTGCCGAGCGCCTGGGGCTGATCGAGGCGGCGTCCCGTCTGATTCCTGCGCCGGTTGCGCTTGCCGCGGTGCTGATCGGCGGCCTTCCGATCTTCCGCAAGGTCTTCCTGGCAGTTCGCGCCCGGAGCGTAACCCCCCACGCCCTTATGACGCTGGGCATCGCAGGAGCGCTGATCATCGGAGAATACGGTGCGGCCGCGGTCATCGTCTTCTTCATGCGTTTCGCCGACTTCCTCGACGCCTACACCGCGGGCCGCGCCCGGCAGGCCATCCAGGAACTGGTGGCACTGCAGCCCCTTGAGGCTCGGGTCATGCGTGACGGCGGCGAGGTTGAAGTGCCCGCCTCCGAGGTCAAGGTGGGCGAGACCGTCCTGGTCAAGCCGGGCGAGCGGATCCCGGTTGACGGCACGATACTCTCCGGGCGTGCCTCGATCAACCAGGCCCCAATCACCGGTGAGGCCATGCCCGTTGAGAGGGCAGAGGGGCAGGCCGTGCTCGCAGCCACGATCAGCCTGGACGGCGCGCTGCGGATCCGAGCCGAGCACGTTGGCGCGGACAGCACCTTTGGCCGCATCGTGCGGCTGGTGGAAGAAGCCGAAGCCCGCAAGAGCGGAGCGCAACGTCTGGCCGACCGCGTTACCGCGTACTACATCCCGGTGGTGAGTGGGGTGGCCGCGGCCGCATGGTTGATCGGCGGCTCGGCAAGCGCCGGGGTGGCCGTGCTCGTCGTCTCGTGTTCGTGCGGGATAGCGCTGGCGACCCCGGTCGCGGTGGTCGCGGCGGTCGGAAGCGCCGCCCGCCGTGGCATCCTCGTCAAAGGCGGGACAGCACTGGAGGCCCTGGCGCGGGCGGAGATACTGCTGCTGGACAAGACCGGGACCCTGACCGTGGGCAGGCCGCAGATGACCGGCGTCTATCCAGAGGGAGGTCGTACCGCCGCCGAGGTGCTGGCAGTCGCCGCCGTCGCCGAGCGTTACTCCGAACACCCGGCGGCGGCGGCGGTGATGGCCGCTGTTTCCAGTACCATCAATACCCCGCCGCGGGGCGAGGCGGCCTTCCTGCCGGCCGGCGGAACTGAGGACGCGGCGCGGATCGAGGTAGCTCCGGGCCGCGGCGTGATCGTGCACGAGCACGGCCGGCAGGTCGTGGTTGGGAGCCGGCGACTGTTCGCCGAGCGCGATCTTTCCCTGCCCGAGCGGCTGACCGACGAGGCGGCGGCGCTGGAGGCCGCCGGCCAGACGGTGCTGTTCGTCGCCGAGGATGGCTGCACCGCCGGGCTAATCGCCATTGCCGACGCGCCCAGGCCCGAGGTGCCGGAAGCGCTCCGGGCGCTGCGTGCGATGGGCCTGGAGCGCATCATTATGCTCACGGGCGACAACGCGCGCGCCGCCCGGGCGATCGCGGACGCTCTAGGGGTGGAGTGCCGGGCAGAGATGCTCCCGGAGGACAAGATCGCGGTCGTGCAGGCCTTTCAGGCCGAAGGCCGCGTAGTCGCCATGATCGGCGACGGCATCAACGATGCCCCGGCCCTGGCCCAGGCCGACGTCGGCATCGCCATGGGCACCACCGGGACCGCGGCGGCGCTGGAGGCCGCCGACGTCGCCATCATGCGCGATGACTGGCGCCTGGTGCCGGAGGCGGTGCGAATCAGCCGGGAGGCGTTCGGCGTCATTCGCCAGAACCTGTATGGCACCGTTGCCTACAACCTGACGGGCATCACCCTTGCGGCCGTCGGCCTGCTGCCTCCGGTGCTGGCAGCGGCGGCGCAGGTGATCCCCGACTTCCTGATCCTGTTGAACTCGGGACGGTTGCTGCGGTCCGGAGGGCGTCGGTGA
- a CDS encoding aspartate/glutamate racemase family protein: protein MARRRDVVQRVAGPTWAIEAWDVKGGPLSIESAYEEYLSIPGSVERLVEAERAGFDGAILGCFGDPGIDAIREMVSIPVIGPGEAAMLLAATLGHRFSIVTVLPSVIPLLERLAWQVGVDRKLASVRAVDIPVLEIAKDPGRTFSRMVREAEAARDQERADAIVMGCMTMAFQGAQDEMSERLGIPVVNPVHAATKMMQMLCELGLRHSRRAYPVPPKITKQASRQVKRQAKRKGEAKATGVVSRGPR, encoded by the coding sequence TTGGCGCGCCGGCGCGACGTGGTTCAGCGCGTCGCCGGTCCCACGTGGGCCATAGAGGCCTGGGACGTGAAGGGCGGGCCGCTGTCGATAGAGTCCGCGTACGAGGAGTACCTGTCCATACCCGGTTCCGTGGAGCGCCTGGTTGAGGCCGAGCGCGCCGGGTTCGACGGCGCCATCCTGGGATGCTTCGGGGATCCGGGGATCGACGCGATCCGCGAGATGGTCTCGATACCCGTGATCGGCCCGGGCGAGGCGGCGATGCTGCTGGCCGCGACGCTGGGACACAGGTTCAGCATCGTGACGGTCCTCCCATCGGTGATACCCTTGCTCGAGCGGCTGGCATGGCAGGTGGGGGTGGACCGTAAACTTGCCTCGGTGCGCGCGGTCGACATCCCGGTGCTCGAGATCGCCAAGGATCCGGGCAGGACCTTCTCCCGGATGGTCCGTGAGGCCGAGGCGGCGCGCGACCAGGAGCGGGCGGACGCCATCGTGATGGGCTGCATGACGATGGCCTTCCAGGGCGCGCAGGACGAGATGTCCGAGCGCCTCGGCATCCCAGTCGTCAACCCCGTGCACGCGGCGACGAAGATGATGCAGATGTTGTGCGAGCTCGGCTTGCGCCACAGCCGCAGGGCCTACCCGGTACCCCCGAAGATCACGAAGCAGGCCTCGCGTCAGGTCAAACGCCAGGCCAAGCGCAAGGGCGAAGCCAAGGCCACAGGGGTGGTTTCCCGTGGGCCGCGTTAG
- a CDS encoding Lrp/AsnC family transcriptional regulator gives MGRVSHLDALDKGIIRALQRDGRASFSTMARALGVTEGTVRNRLSRLLADRVIRVVAVADLLKVGMHAAAITGMNVQRSKMSRALARLMEMPEVRYVAVTTGTFDIIVEVVLPDTDSLHDFLVDGLASVPGLIRTDTSMILKIHKQSYIWLPEPAGVAPSDSSVKSKQRHAKQGESKQRESKQRRGDSKPRRRKTKGE, from the coding sequence GTGGGCCGCGTTAGCCATCTGGACGCGCTCGACAAGGGCATCATCCGCGCGCTGCAGCGCGACGGGCGCGCCAGCTTCAGCACCATGGCAAGGGCGCTGGGCGTCACCGAGGGAACGGTGCGCAACCGCCTCTCCCGCCTCCTTGCCGACCGGGTAATCCGGGTGGTGGCCGTGGCCGACCTACTGAAGGTCGGGATGCACGCGGCGGCCATCACCGGCATGAACGTCCAGCGCAGCAAGATGAGCCGGGCCCTGGCCCGCCTGATGGAGATGCCCGAGGTCCGCTACGTCGCGGTCACCACGGGCACCTTCGACATCATCGTCGAGGTCGTGCTACCCGATACCGACAGCCTGCACGACTTCCTGGTGGACGGCCTGGCGAGCGTGCCCGGCCTGATCAGGACCGACACCTCAATGATCCTGAAGATCCACAAGCAGAGCTACATCTGGCTTCCGGAACCGGCCGGTGTGGCTCCGAGTGACTCCAGCGTGAAATCGAAGCAGCGTCACGCGAAGCAGGGCGAATCTAAGCAGCGCGAATCTAAGCAGCGCCGGGGCGATTCGAAGCCACGGCGACGCAAGACAAAGGGGGAGTAA
- a CDS encoding ABC transporter substrate-binding protein: MRFRTIGILVVGLVLVVGGLPPASGGPASGGGSVVFPIVADPTFNPWHPRAFVESVFPNRVIYNGLTKPGKNLQPAPDLAERWEISSDGLVWTFFLRKGVKWHDGRDFTSEDVKFTYDIVMDPKLAASGSANFRTVKEVKIVDPHTVQFVLHSPVASLAAFVGTNAGIIPKHAFQGIADPWTHDAFNKRAPIGTGAFKMKEYVPGAYVTLERNPNYFAGTPTLDTVTFKVLPDINAQVAQLLSGDLTLVFIDNPALVRAVRGRPNIDVTTVPQTNFYYLAPNFQTAVFQDRRVRQAIMHSWDRPAMINGFLQGFAQPATGPVSPALRAYYNPNVKTYDFDRSRARALLAEAGWRPGPDGMLTKDGQRFRFTLTYATVQYFEPLAALVQQYLKAVGIDVVLEGLEFNQFITQRLLPRKFEALLGWWVTPADPDFFNYLHSSAAEKGFNLPLYNNKEVDALLEAGRQATNVRDRQKAYTRFQELVAEDLPYLYLWWPSEIRAVNKRLSGLPNIGLRDAFQYTHEWRWQ; encoded by the coding sequence ATGCGCTTCCGCACCATTGGCATCCTTGTGGTGGGTCTGGTCCTGGTCGTCGGAGGGCTTCCGCCGGCGAGCGGTGGGCCGGCGTCGGGCGGGGGATCCGTTGTGTTCCCGATCGTTGCCGACCCCACATTCAACCCGTGGCACCCTCGAGCGTTCGTCGAGTCGGTGTTTCCGAACCGCGTGATCTACAATGGGCTGACGAAGCCTGGCAAGAACCTCCAGCCCGCGCCCGACCTAGCGGAGCGCTGGGAGATCTCGTCCGATGGGCTCGTCTGGACGTTTTTCTTGCGCAAGGGCGTCAAGTGGCACGACGGAAGGGACTTCACTTCAGAGGACGTCAAGTTCACCTACGACATCGTCATGGACCCCAAGCTTGCCGCGTCGGGGTCCGCGAACTTCCGGACGGTGAAGGAGGTCAAGATCGTCGATCCGCACACGGTGCAGTTCGTGCTCCACAGTCCCGTGGCGAGCTTGGCGGCGTTTGTTGGTACGAACGCCGGCATTATCCCCAAGCACGCCTTCCAGGGGATCGCCGACCCCTGGACCCACGACGCCTTCAACAAGCGCGCACCGATCGGCACCGGCGCTTTCAAGATGAAGGAGTACGTGCCGGGGGCGTACGTCACGCTGGAGCGCAACCCCAACTACTTCGCGGGAACGCCGACGCTCGATACGGTCACCTTCAAGGTGTTGCCCGACATCAACGCGCAGGTCGCGCAGCTGCTCTCGGGCGACCTGACCCTCGTTTTCATCGACAACCCGGCGCTGGTACGTGCGGTCAGGGGCCGGCCGAACATAGACGTCACGACCGTGCCGCAGACCAACTTCTACTACCTGGCGCCCAACTTCCAGACCGCGGTGTTCCAGGACCGCCGGGTCAGGCAGGCGATCATGCACTCCTGGGACCGGCCCGCGATGATCAACGGGTTCCTGCAGGGCTTCGCGCAGCCCGCGACAGGCCCGGTCTCACCTGCGCTGCGGGCGTACTACAACCCGAACGTCAAGACCTACGACTTCGACCGCAGCAGGGCGCGCGCCCTGCTGGCCGAGGCCGGCTGGCGGCCGGGCCCCGACGGGATGCTCACGAAGGACGGCCAGAGGTTCCGTTTCACCCTGACCTACGCGACCGTGCAGTACTTCGAGCCGCTGGCGGCGCTGGTGCAGCAGTACCTGAAGGCGGTCGGGATCGACGTCGTTCTCGAAGGCCTGGAGTTCAACCAGTTCATCACGCAGCGGCTGCTGCCGCGCAAGTTCGAGGCCTTGCTGGGTTGGTGGGTCACACCAGCCGACCCCGACTTCTTCAACTACCTGCACTCCAGCGCTGCCGAAAAGGGCTTCAACTTGCCGCTCTACAACAACAAGGAAGTCGATGCCCTCCTCGAGGCGGGACGCCAGGCGACCAACGTGCGCGACCGCCAGAAGGCGTACACTAGGTTCCAGGAGCTCGTGGCCGAGGACCTGCCCTACCTGTACCTCTGGTGGCCGAGCGAGATCCGCGCCGTCAACAAGCGCCTGAGCGGTCTGCCCAACATCGGCCTGCGGGACGCCTTCCAGTACACGCACGAGTGGAGGTGGCAGTAG
- a CDS encoding ABC transporter permease, which produces MLRAAQALVVLFVVSTLTFLMVSLAPGGPAIMATMETTAEMRDAHRRRLGLDEHVAIRFAKWTAAAVRLEFGRSFNDGRPVAEVIGERLPNTLLLGGTALLLSVLVGIPAGIVSATRRYSATDHIVTFLSFVGVSIPAFWFAILLILAFSVRLDWLPASGMATIGASFSLGDRVAHLTLPALVLATATLPNLVRFMRSALIEEIDQDYVRTARAKGLANRRVLSHHAIRNALIPVITMLGVLIPRLVGGAVITETIFAWPGMGQLAVSSAVGRDYPLVMGLTIVVAMVVIVSNLMVDVAYGWLDPRITYG; this is translated from the coding sequence CTGCTGCGCGCGGCCCAGGCGCTGGTGGTGCTCTTCGTCGTCTCCACGCTGACGTTCTTGATGGTCAGCCTGGCCCCTGGCGGGCCGGCCATCATGGCGACGATGGAGACGACCGCGGAGATGCGCGACGCCCACCGGCGCCGGCTTGGGCTCGACGAGCACGTGGCGATCCGGTTCGCCAAGTGGACCGCTGCCGCGGTGCGTCTTGAGTTTGGCCGCTCGTTCAACGACGGACGCCCTGTCGCCGAGGTTATAGGGGAGAGGCTGCCCAACACCCTGCTCCTCGGCGGCACGGCGCTCCTGCTCTCTGTGCTCGTAGGCATCCCTGCGGGTATCGTCTCTGCCACCCGCCGCTACTCGGCAACCGACCACATTGTCACCTTCTTGAGCTTCGTCGGGGTCTCGATCCCCGCGTTCTGGTTTGCGATCCTGCTGATCCTTGCGTTCTCAGTGCGTCTCGATTGGCTTCCGGCCTCCGGGATGGCCACCATCGGCGCCTCGTTCTCGCTCGGCGACCGCGTGGCGCACCTGACCCTGCCGGCGCTGGTGCTGGCGACGGCGACGCTCCCGAATCTGGTCCGATTCATGCGGTCGGCGCTGATCGAGGAGATCGACCAGGACTACGTGCGCACGGCGCGCGCGAAGGGGCTCGCCAACCGCCGCGTCCTCTCGCACCACGCGATCCGCAACGCCCTCATTCCCGTGATCACGATGCTCGGTGTACTGATCCCGAGGCTCGTCGGCGGTGCCGTCATTACCGAGACCATCTTCGCCTGGCCCGGCATGGGCCAGCTCGCGGTCTCGTCGGCCGTGGGCCGCGACTACCCGCTCGTCATGGGGCTGACGATCGTGGTGGCGATGGTGGTCATCGTCTCCAACCTGATGGTGGACGTCGCCTACGGCTGGCTCGACCCGCGGATCACCTATGGCTAG